Proteins encoded in a region of the Ciona intestinalis chromosome 6, KH, whole genome shotgun sequence genome:
- the LOC100175169 gene encoding blood vessel epicardial substance-B-like, translated as MADNDTEVPYLPGLSCHDWIAPQNLTFHVSMALFLVSCVIPSTFKHYVITNRVFLFLSVVMFMLWGGLYWCTWDVIWWGAVLIIQILAQLVFAIYKKRHVKFPTALEDLYIDVFQTFAVTRQEFKALVHQNCKWVHIFPGDKYAVEGNTTVEARVSMLVSGTLRVTYRGMFLHDIKDKEMIDSPEWQSTKLKRGESFQVTIEAVDRCFYLCWNREKLQYYLQVNPKLEEAFKYIRGKDVMDKVYQTTINAMRRARDVRNEEEQISATNIRMGLAEEDPSVIYK; from the exons ATGGCTGACAACGACACAGAAGTTCCCTACTTACCAGGGTTATCATGTCATGATTGGATTGCTCCACAAAACTTGACCTTCCATGTTAGTATGGCTCTCTTTCTTGTGTCTTGTGTTATACCAAGCACCTTCAA GCATTATGTCATCACAAACCGGGTGTTTCTCTTCCTATCTGTCGTAATGTTCATGCTATGGGGTGGTTTATACTGGTGTACGTGGGACGTTATATGGTGGGGTGCGGTGCTCATCATACAGATACTCGCACAACTGGTGTTTGCTATTTATAAGAAGAGACATGTCAAGTTTCCAACAGCTTTGGAGGATTTGTATATCGAt GTGTTCCAGACATTTGCTGTAACAAGGCAGGAGTTCAAAGCCCTGGTCCACCAGAACTGCAAATGGGTCCATATATTTCCCGGCGATAAATACGCTGTGGAGGGTAACACTACTGTGGAAGCTAGGGTTTCTATGCTGGTGTCGGGCAC ATTACGAGTGACTTACCGCGGCATGTTCCTCCATGACATCAAAGATAAGGAGATGATTGATTCACCAGAATGGCAATCCACTAAGTTGAAGAGGGGGGAGAGTTTCCag GTCACAATAGAAGCAGTTGACAGATGCTTCTACTTGTGTTGGAATAGGGAGAAGCTTCAATACTATCTACAAGTCAACCCTAAATTAGAGGAAGCATTCAAATACATAAGAGGGAAAGATGTAATGGATAAG GTATATCAGACCACCATCAACGCCATGCGTCGAGCACGTGATGTTCGTAATGAAGAAGAACAAATCAGCGCAACTAATATAAGGATGGGGTTGGCTGAGGAAGACCCCAGTGTTATATACAAGTGA
- the LOC100182738 gene encoding popeye domain-containing protein 3 isoform X1 — MSSVINSTTEVAKLLIAGASRGDGVPSIFAPITSTMFPGLSSTMAALGSHYRDFGTRGETWSECSVWYNTMPGSLFQLTCVLLVLALMGGGHNMVAASYHNVLCALAFLVLAIWAAIDVCSPDILIWSIVLFLTNIAQCVYNFYCMKTIDNVMDDNMQSIYLMKFAPFSISPQMFAELVTCKGCEILTLKKGHNYSAENKTPIEKLSMLLSGNLKVSCEDKFLHYISSNDFIDSPEWDSIKLTSSTKELFKVTIVADTECRYITWKRKPLLALLAKRRRLGKLITSMIGSDVAKKLYSLNARQFTDRGFHYDIRLPCVMSLRDDVRKREQKKLSSSPGTPAAGHRHKRMGKQAKDHYTRLFARRMSERITMLKAKKGRFAQAEAKN, encoded by the exons atgaGTTCTGTCATTAACTCAACAACAGAAGTTGCAAAACTTCTTATAGCTGGAGCTTCAAGGGGAGATGGTGTACCCTCCATATTTGCTCCAATAACAAGCACCATGTTCCCTGGTTTGAGCTCAACAATGGCGGCCCTTGGTTCTCACTACCGTGACTTTGGCACACGTGGGGAAACCTGGTCAGAATGTTCAGTATGGTACAACACTATGCCAGGCTCCTTATTCCAACTCACATGTGTCCTGCTTGTCCTTGCCCTTATGGGTGGTGGACATAacatggtagcagcatcataCCACAACGTGCTATGTGCGTTAGCATTCCTTGTGCTTGCTATATGGGCAGCTATAGACGTATGTTCACCCGATATATTAATCTGGTCAATCGTGCTTTTCCTCACCAACATTGCACAG tgcgTATACAACTTTTATTGTATGAAAACAATAGACAATGTGATGGATGACAACATGCAGTCCATCTACCTCATGAAgttcgccccgtttagtattTCACCCCAAATGTTCGCTGAACTCGTAACTTGCAAG GGATGCGAAATATTAACATTGAAGAAAGGTCACAATTATTCGGCTGAGAATAAAACGCCCATTGAAAAACTATCAATGCTTTTAAGTGGAAA TTTGAAAGTGtcgtgcgaggataaattcTTACATTATATTTCATCGAACGACTTCATTGATTCTCCTGAGTGGGATTCAATCAAACTTACATCATCAACTAAGGAACTTTTCAAG GTGACAATCGTAGCTGACACAGAGTGTCGTTATATTACTTGGAAGCGAAAACCTCTCCTAGCGCTATTGGCTAAGAGAAGAAGGCTTGGGAAGCTCATCACCAGCATGATTG gAAGTGACGTGGCAAAGAAGCTTTACTCACTCAACGCTCGTCAATTCACTGATCGTGGattccattatgacatcagacTGCCATGTGTGATGTCACTACGTGATGATGTCAGAAAGCGAGAGCAAAAGAAGTTGAGTAGCTCGCCTGGAACTCCTGCTGCAG GCCACCGTCATAAACGCATGGGTAAACAAGCCAAGGATCATTACACTCGATTGTTTGCGAGAAGAATGTCCGAAAGAATCACCATGTTAAAAGCCAAGAAAGGCAGGTTTGCCCAAGCAGAAGCCAAGAACTAA
- the LOC100182738 gene encoding popeye domain-containing protein 3 isoform X2 produces the protein MSSVINSTTEVAKLLIAGASRGDGVPSIFAPITSTMFPGLSSTMAALGSHYRDFGTRGETWSECSVWYNTMPGSLFQLTCVLLVLALMGGGHNMVAASYHNVLCALAFLVLAIWAAIDVCSPDILIWSIVLFLTNIAQCVYNFYCMKTIDNVMDDNMQSIYLMKFAPFSISPQMFAELVTCKGCEILTLKKGHNYSAENKTPIEKLSMLLSGNLKVSCEDKFLHYISSNDFIDSPEWDSIKLTSSTKELFKVTIVADTECRYITWKRKPLLALLAKRRRLGKLITSMIGSDVAKKLYSLNARQFTDRGFHYDIRLPCVMSLRDDVRKREQKKLSSSPGTPAAGKQSTSQIRDSIKVSSV, from the exons atgaGTTCTGTCATTAACTCAACAACAGAAGTTGCAAAACTTCTTATAGCTGGAGCTTCAAGGGGAGATGGTGTACCCTCCATATTTGCTCCAATAACAAGCACCATGTTCCCTGGTTTGAGCTCAACAATGGCGGCCCTTGGTTCTCACTACCGTGACTTTGGCACACGTGGGGAAACCTGGTCAGAATGTTCAGTATGGTACAACACTATGCCAGGCTCCTTATTCCAACTCACATGTGTCCTGCTTGTCCTTGCCCTTATGGGTGGTGGACATAacatggtagcagcatcataCCACAACGTGCTATGTGCGTTAGCATTCCTTGTGCTTGCTATATGGGCAGCTATAGACGTATGTTCACCCGATATATTAATCTGGTCAATCGTGCTTTTCCTCACCAACATTGCACAG tgcgTATACAACTTTTATTGTATGAAAACAATAGACAATGTGATGGATGACAACATGCAGTCCATCTACCTCATGAAgttcgccccgtttagtattTCACCCCAAATGTTCGCTGAACTCGTAACTTGCAAG GGATGCGAAATATTAACATTGAAGAAAGGTCACAATTATTCGGCTGAGAATAAAACGCCCATTGAAAAACTATCAATGCTTTTAAGTGGAAA TTTGAAAGTGtcgtgcgaggataaattcTTACATTATATTTCATCGAACGACTTCATTGATTCTCCTGAGTGGGATTCAATCAAACTTACATCATCAACTAAGGAACTTTTCAAG GTGACAATCGTAGCTGACACAGAGTGTCGTTATATTACTTGGAAGCGAAAACCTCTCCTAGCGCTATTGGCTAAGAGAAGAAGGCTTGGGAAGCTCATCACCAGCATGATTG gAAGTGACGTGGCAAAGAAGCTTTACTCACTCAACGCTCGTCAATTCACTGATCGTGGattccattatgacatcagacTGCCATGTGTGATGTCACTACGTGATGATGTCAGAAAGCGAGAGCAAAAGAAGTTGAGTAGCTCGCCTGGAACTCCTGCTGCAG gAAAACAATCAACATCACAAATTCGTGATTCTATTAAAGTATCATCTGTGTGA
- the LOC100187487 gene encoding nudC domain-containing protein 3-like isoform X2 — protein MSSDKIMAAYDNTLLGILQNEGGLEKFLDVIFGFLCRRTDFFRNMDDPKQKFGFPPGVAEKIILSYFTKYKTIVDKMEAENKERQSKSKELTEVAQIVEIEDPPPSEKETTSEVPAVVKPKQSTLTKPTNATNDQTVFQSNPDSYNGAIRDRYQWSQNYDDVDVKIVVEKSVVKARQVKVEIQRKHLKVCVKANDTANYETIIDGELQHEVNKEESMWSLESGKNIQITLTKFKNIWWTMLVAGEDEIDIQKIAPERSMEDMDTEEKSVINKLQFDEKQKRLGLPQSHEMKVHEMLKKGWDAEGSPFKGQEFDPKMFNISPGAVEQ, from the exons ATGAGTTCTGACAAGATAATGGCCGCTTATGACAATACATTGCTTGGGATTTTACAAAACGAGGGAGGACTTGAAAAATTTCTCGACGTAATTTTTGGGTTTTTATGTCGCCGTACGGATTTCTTTCGAAATATGGATGACCCGAAACAAAAGTTTGGATTTCCACCCGGGGTGGCggagaaaattattttatcg TATTTTacgaaatacaaaacaattgttGACAAAATGGAAGCCGAGAATAAGGAAAGGCAATCTAAATCTAAAG AACTAACAGAAGTTGCCCAAATAGTTGAAATCGAGGACCCCCCACCAAGTGAGAAGGAAACGACATCTGAAGTTCCTGCTGTTGTAAAACCAAAgcaatcaactttaaccaaaCCTACTAATGCAACTAATGA TCAAACAGTTTTCCAAAGCAACCCTGATAGTTACAACGGGGCGATACGAGACAGGTACCAATGGTCCCAGAATTATGACGACGTTGACGTAAAGATTGTGGTAGAAAAGTCGGTTGTGAAAGCTAGACAG GTTAAAGTTGAAATCCAGcgaaaacatttaaaagtttgtgtaAAAGCGAACGACACTGCCAACTATGAGACGATAATAGACGGAGAGTTACAACATGAGGTGAACAAAGAAGAAAGTATGTGGTCTCTGGAAAGTGGGAAGAACATACAG atcaCGCTCACAAAGTTTAAGAACATTTGGTGGACGATGTTAGTTGCCGGAGAAGATGAAATCGACATTCAGAAGATCGCTCCGGAGCGTTCTATGGAGGACATGGACACAGAAGAGAAATCAGTGATCAATAAGCTTCAATTTGATGAAAAACAGAAGAGACTCGGTCTCCCACAAAGTCATGAGATG AAAGTCCACGAGATGTTAAAGAAAGGCTGGGATGCAGAAGGCTCTCCTTTTAAAGGACAAGAATTTGATCCAAAAATGTTCAATATATCACCGGGTGCCGTTgaacaataa
- the LOC100187487 gene encoding nudC domain-containing protein 3-like isoform X1 yields the protein MSSDKIMAAYDNTLLGILQNEGGLEKFLDVIFGFLCRRTDFFRNMDDPKQKFGFPPGVAEKIILSYFTKYKTIVDKMEAENKERQSKSKAELTEVAQIVEIEDPPPSEKETTSEVPAVVKPKQSTLTKPTNATNDQTVFQSNPDSYNGAIRDRYQWSQNYDDVDVKIVVEKSVVKARQVKVEIQRKHLKVCVKANDTANYETIIDGELQHEVNKEESMWSLESGKNIQITLTKFKNIWWTMLVAGEDEIDIQKIAPERSMEDMDTEEKSVINKLQFDEKQKRLGLPQSHEMKVHEMLKKGWDAEGSPFKGQEFDPKMFNISPGAVEQ from the exons ATGAGTTCTGACAAGATAATGGCCGCTTATGACAATACATTGCTTGGGATTTTACAAAACGAGGGAGGACTTGAAAAATTTCTCGACGTAATTTTTGGGTTTTTATGTCGCCGTACGGATTTCTTTCGAAATATGGATGACCCGAAACAAAAGTTTGGATTTCCACCCGGGGTGGCggagaaaattattttatcg TATTTTacgaaatacaaaacaattgttGACAAAATGGAAGCCGAGAATAAGGAAAGGCAATCTAAATCTAAAG CAGAACTAACAGAAGTTGCCCAAATAGTTGAAATCGAGGACCCCCCACCAAGTGAGAAGGAAACGACATCTGAAGTTCCTGCTGTTGTAAAACCAAAgcaatcaactttaaccaaaCCTACTAATGCAACTAATGA TCAAACAGTTTTCCAAAGCAACCCTGATAGTTACAACGGGGCGATACGAGACAGGTACCAATGGTCCCAGAATTATGACGACGTTGACGTAAAGATTGTGGTAGAAAAGTCGGTTGTGAAAGCTAGACAG GTTAAAGTTGAAATCCAGcgaaaacatttaaaagtttgtgtaAAAGCGAACGACACTGCCAACTATGAGACGATAATAGACGGAGAGTTACAACATGAGGTGAACAAAGAAGAAAGTATGTGGTCTCTGGAAAGTGGGAAGAACATACAG atcaCGCTCACAAAGTTTAAGAACATTTGGTGGACGATGTTAGTTGCCGGAGAAGATGAAATCGACATTCAGAAGATCGCTCCGGAGCGTTCTATGGAGGACATGGACACAGAAGAGAAATCAGTGATCAATAAGCTTCAATTTGATGAAAAACAGAAGAGACTCGGTCTCCCACAAAGTCATGAGATG AAAGTCCACGAGATGTTAAAGAAAGGCTGGGATGCAGAAGGCTCTCCTTTTAAAGGACAAGAATTTGATCCAAAAATGTTCAATATATCACCGGGTGCCGTTgaacaataa
- the LOC100187487 gene encoding nudC domain-containing protein 3-like isoform X3 — translation MSSDKIMAAYDNTLLGILQNEGGLEKFLDVIFGFLCRRTDFFRNMDDPKQKFGFPPGVAEKIILSYFTKYKTIVDKMEAENKERQSKAELTEVAQIVEIEDPPPSEKETTSEVPAVVKPKQSTLTKPTNATNDQTVFQSNPDSYNGAIRDRYQWSQNYDDVDVKIVVEKSVVKARQVKVEIQRKHLKVCVKANDTANYETIIDGELQHEVNKEESMWSLESGKNIQITLTKFKNIWWTMLVAGEDEIDIQKIAPERSMEDMDTEEKSVINKLQFDEKQKRLGLPQSHEMKVHEMLKKGWDAEGSPFKGQEFDPKMFNISPGAVEQ, via the exons ATGAGTTCTGACAAGATAATGGCCGCTTATGACAATACATTGCTTGGGATTTTACAAAACGAGGGAGGACTTGAAAAATTTCTCGACGTAATTTTTGGGTTTTTATGTCGCCGTACGGATTTCTTTCGAAATATGGATGACCCGAAACAAAAGTTTGGATTTCCACCCGGGGTGGCggagaaaattattttatcg TATTTTacgaaatacaaaacaattgttGACAAAATGGAAGCCGAGAATAAGGAAAGGCAATCTAA AGCAGAACTAACAGAAGTTGCCCAAATAGTTGAAATCGAGGACCCCCCACCAAGTGAGAAGGAAACGACATCTGAAGTTCCTGCTGTTGTAAAACCAAAgcaatcaactttaaccaaaCCTACTAATGCAACTAATGA TCAAACAGTTTTCCAAAGCAACCCTGATAGTTACAACGGGGCGATACGAGACAGGTACCAATGGTCCCAGAATTATGACGACGTTGACGTAAAGATTGTGGTAGAAAAGTCGGTTGTGAAAGCTAGACAG GTTAAAGTTGAAATCCAGcgaaaacatttaaaagtttgtgtaAAAGCGAACGACACTGCCAACTATGAGACGATAATAGACGGAGAGTTACAACATGAGGTGAACAAAGAAGAAAGTATGTGGTCTCTGGAAAGTGGGAAGAACATACAG atcaCGCTCACAAAGTTTAAGAACATTTGGTGGACGATGTTAGTTGCCGGAGAAGATGAAATCGACATTCAGAAGATCGCTCCGGAGCGTTCTATGGAGGACATGGACACAGAAGAGAAATCAGTGATCAATAAGCTTCAATTTGATGAAAAACAGAAGAGACTCGGTCTCCCACAAAGTCATGAGATG AAAGTCCACGAGATGTTAAAGAAAGGCTGGGATGCAGAAGGCTCTCCTTTTAAAGGACAAGAATTTGATCCAAAAATGTTCAATATATCACCGGGTGCCGTTgaacaataa
- the LOC100185096 gene encoding 26S proteasome regulatory subunit 7 has protein sequence MPDYLGDDQRKVKEGEKEDKPIQALDEGDIALLKTYGQGPYAKQIKAVEEDITAITKRVNELSGIKESDTGLAPPALWDLAADKQTLQSEQPLQVARCTKIIDADTDNAKYIINVKQFAKFVVDLGDQVAPTDIEEGMRVGVDRNKYQIHIPLPPKIDPTVTMMQVEEKPDVTYSDVGGCKEQIQKLREVVETPLLHPERFITLGIDPPKGILLFGPPGTGKTLCARAVANRTDACFIRVIGSELVQKYVGEGARMVRELFEMARTKKACLIFFDEIDAIGGARFDDGAGGDNEVQRTMLELINQLDGFDPRGNIKVLMATNRPDTLDPALMRPGRMDRKVEFGLPDLEGRTKIFKIHARSMSVERDIRYELLARLCPNSTGAEIRSVCTEAGMYAIRARRKVATEKDYLDAVNKVIKSYAKFSSTPRYMTYN, from the exons atgccAGACTACTTGGGTGACGATCAGCGCAAAGTTAAAGAAGGAGAAAAAGAAGACAAGCCTATTCAAGCGTTAGATGAAGGGGACATTGCCCTACTGAAGACGTACGGCCAAGGTCCGTATGCAAAGCAGATCAAAGCAGTTGAAGAAGACATAACTGCGATCACTAAACGAGTGAACGAGCTAAGTGGGATCAAGGAATCCGACACTGGACTAGCCCCGCCTGCGTTATGGGATCTAGCAGCTGATAAACAGACCTTACAAAGCGAGCAACCACTCCAAGTTGCAAGATGCACGAAGATCATCGATGCTGACACCGATAATGCCAAGTATATTATCAACGTAAAGCAATTCGCAAAATTTGTGGTCGATCTTGGAGACCAAGTCGCCCCAACTGATATAGAAGAGGGTATGAGGGTCGGGGTAGATCGGAATAAATACCAGATCCATATTCCGCTGCCCCCGAAGATTGACCCCACTGTGACAATGATGCAAGTTGAAGAGAAGCCCGATGTGACGTACTCGGATGTAGGAGGATGCAAGGAACAGATCCAGAAGTTGAGGGAGGTAGTGGAGACTCCTCTGCTGCATCCGGAGCGATTTATTACTCTTGGAATCGATCCTCCTAAAG GAATCCTTTTATTCGGACCACCTGGCACTGGTAAAACACTGTGCGCTCGAGCTGTAGCAAATCGTACTGACGCTTGTTTCATTCGTGTTATCGGTTCTGAGTTGGTGCAGAAGTACGTGGGGGAAGGGGCAAGAATGGTACGTGAGCTGTTCGAGATGGCACGCACAAAGAAAGCTTGTCTTATCTTCTTTGACGAGATAGATGCGATCGGTGGGGCGAGGTTCGACGACGGTGCAGGAGGAGATAATGAAGTTCAACGTACGATGCTGGAACTTATTAACCAGCTTGATGGGTTCGACCCAAGAGGAAATATTAAG GTCCTAATGGCAACTAATCGACCAGACACCCTTGACCCCGCCCTCATGCGACCTGGAAGAATGGATCGCAAAGTTGAGTTCGGTCTTCCCGATCTAGAAGGACGTACCAAGATATTTAAGATCCATGCGCGGTCTATGAGTGTGGAGCGTGACATAAGGTACGAGCTTCTAGCTCGCTTGTGCCCCAACAGCACAGGTGCTGAGATAAGAAGCGTGTGCACTGAAGCTGGCATGTATGCTATTCGTGCAAGGAGAAAGGTGGCCACAGAGAAAGATTATTTGGATGCTGTGAACAAAGTGATTAAGTCTTATGCTAAGTTCAGCTCCACGCCAAGATACATGACGTATAACTAA